A part of Terriglobales bacterium genomic DNA contains:
- the fusA gene encoding elongation factor G → MKVYEGINVRNVALVGHADAGKTSLVAAMLHTAGATPQLGQVDNGSAPTDFDEEEVARGMSISNAVAFAEWNKMKVNFIDTPGFNMFVHEAKLALPAVEAVLVVVDGVSGVEVCTEKAWHYAEEYEMPRVIIGGRMDRERASSERMLDSVTEEFGRAVVPVQIPIGSEKNFKGVVDLIRMKAYTYDMGGNGKGKEVPIPADLADAAKAGHERLVEIIAEGNDALMEEFFEKGTIPDEHLLPGIREAMLSHRIYPVLYTSGLGNIGADRLLDFIVEFLPAATEHPEVKGAPNTGNGAGPAIHHVTDTEPSSVYVFKTLNDPFAGRVTYFKVFSGVVKNDATLQNFSRNTSEKFAHLSITQGKQQVPVNELHAGDLGCVVKLRETLTGDTLGDKASPIQYPHPSLPEPAITFAIEPKSRADEDKLSNGIHKLMEEDPMLRFFRDEQTKEFLIAGTGQQHIEVVVSKLKKRYHTEVNLKAPKVPYRETIRGKADAHGRHKKQSGGHGQFGDCKIKMEPLQRGGNFEFVNDIFGGAIPKNFIPAVEKGIVEAAARGYLAGFPVVDFKVILYDGSYHDVDSNELSFKTAGRIAFKKAMEQAKPALLEPIMKVEITAPDEFAGSIMGDLNSRRGRIQGMDNKGGKTIVKAEVPMAEMLTYGAELTSMTQGRGSFTMEMDHYDFVPSAQQEKIVAAAKAARGEEVEEEE, encoded by the coding sequence GTGAAAGTCTACGAAGGCATCAACGTCCGGAATGTAGCCCTGGTGGGGCACGCGGACGCGGGCAAGACCTCGCTGGTCGCGGCAATGCTTCATACCGCGGGAGCAACCCCCCAGCTCGGTCAAGTCGACAATGGCTCCGCCCCCACCGATTTCGACGAAGAAGAAGTCGCACGCGGTATGTCCATTTCGAATGCGGTGGCATTCGCCGAATGGAACAAAATGAAGGTGAACTTCATCGACACGCCGGGATTCAACATGTTCGTCCACGAAGCCAAGCTCGCGCTGCCAGCTGTGGAAGCGGTGCTGGTTGTGGTGGACGGCGTCTCTGGCGTGGAAGTATGTACCGAAAAAGCGTGGCACTACGCAGAAGAATATGAGATGCCGCGCGTAATCATCGGCGGCCGCATGGACCGCGAACGTGCCAGCTCCGAGCGGATGCTCGACTCGGTGACCGAAGAATTCGGACGCGCCGTGGTTCCGGTGCAGATCCCGATCGGCAGCGAAAAGAACTTCAAGGGTGTGGTGGACCTGATCCGCATGAAGGCCTACACCTACGACATGGGCGGCAATGGCAAGGGTAAGGAAGTTCCGATCCCCGCCGATTTGGCGGACGCTGCCAAAGCCGGACACGAAAGACTCGTCGAGATTATCGCTGAAGGTAACGACGCGCTGATGGAAGAATTCTTTGAGAAGGGCACGATTCCCGATGAACACCTTCTCCCCGGGATCCGGGAGGCCATGCTGTCGCACCGCATTTACCCGGTGCTATATACCTCGGGGCTTGGCAATATTGGGGCCGACCGTCTGCTCGACTTTATCGTCGAATTTCTGCCGGCCGCGACGGAGCATCCTGAAGTAAAGGGTGCGCCCAACACCGGCAACGGCGCGGGTCCTGCCATCCATCACGTGACCGATACCGAGCCCAGCTCGGTTTACGTTTTCAAAACGCTCAACGATCCGTTCGCGGGACGCGTCACGTACTTCAAGGTTTTCTCAGGCGTGGTAAAGAACGACGCCACACTCCAGAACTTTAGTCGCAATACATCGGAAAAATTCGCGCACCTTTCGATCACGCAGGGTAAACAGCAGGTTCCCGTGAACGAACTTCATGCCGGCGACCTGGGGTGCGTCGTAAAACTACGCGAAACTCTCACCGGCGACACACTTGGCGACAAGGCTTCTCCGATTCAATATCCACACCCGTCGCTGCCGGAACCGGCGATCACGTTCGCGATTGAACCCAAGTCGCGTGCCGATGAAGACAAGTTGTCGAACGGTATTCACAAGTTGATGGAAGAAGATCCCATGCTTCGCTTCTTCCGAGACGAGCAGACGAAAGAATTCCTCATCGCCGGCACGGGCCAGCAGCACATTGAAGTGGTCGTCTCGAAGCTGAAAAAGCGTTACCACACCGAGGTGAACCTCAAGGCTCCCAAGGTGCCGTATCGCGAGACCATCCGCGGCAAGGCCGACGCGCATGGGCGTCACAAGAAGCAGTCGGGCGGTCACGGGCAGTTTGGCGACTGCAAGATCAAGATGGAACCTTTGCAGCGTGGTGGCAACTTCGAATTTGTGAATGACATCTTCGGCGGTGCAATTCCGAAGAACTTCATCCCCGCTGTCGAGAAGGGGATCGTCGAGGCTGCGGCTCGCGGATACCTTGCCGGCTTCCCCGTAGTCGACTTCAAGGTCATCCTTTACGACGGCTCCTATCACGACGTTGATTCCAACGAACTCTCGTTCAAAACCGCGGGGCGTATTGCCTTCAAGAAAGCCATGGAGCAGGCCAAGCCCGCTCTGCTTGAACCGATCATGAAAGTCGAAATCACGGCTCCGGACGAGTTCGCGGGATCCATCATGGGTGACCTGAACTCCCGTCGCGGACGCATTCAGGGCATGGACAACAAGGGCGGCAAGACGATCGTAAAAGCCGAAGTGCCCATGGCCGAGATGCTGACCTATGGAGCAGAACTCACGTCTATGACGCAGGGCCGCGGTTCCTTCACCATGGAAATGGACCACTACGACTTCGTACCGTCAGCACAGCAGGAGAAGATTGTTGCGGCAGCGAAGGCGGCACGTGGCGAAGAAGTGGAAGAAGAAGAATAG
- a CDS encoding DUF488 domain-containing protein produces MATVFTIGHSTRTLADLIDVLHAHKVMTLVDIRTFPMSRRLPHFNRESLETELPASGLTYVWEPRLGGRRKKMRQDSPHTALRNDSFRNYADYMMTGEFRAGIDDVLALAGKQNVAIMCAERMYFQCHRMMVSDWLTAHGHRVLHIVDAGPMREHKLMQEARLIGDDVIYNGGQLF; encoded by the coding sequence TTGGCTACGGTATTCACGATCGGGCATTCCACCCGCACACTGGCGGACCTTATCGACGTCCTGCACGCACATAAGGTCATGACGCTGGTGGATATCCGCACCTTTCCGATGTCGCGTCGCCTGCCCCACTTCAATCGCGAATCACTGGAGACCGAGCTTCCCGCCAGTGGACTGACGTATGTGTGGGAGCCGCGATTGGGCGGACGTCGCAAGAAGATGCGACAGGACTCTCCCCACACCGCATTGCGTAATGACAGCTTTCGAAATTATGCCGACTACATGATGACCGGGGAGTTCCGCGCCGGCATAGATGACGTTCTTGCGTTGGCCGGGAAACAAAACGTTGCCATCATGTGCGCGGAACGCATGTACTTCCAATGCCACCGCATGATGGTTTCCGACTGGCTGACTGCGCACGGACATCGGGTGCTGCACATCGTGGATGCTGGCCCGATGCGCGAGCACAAGTTAATGCAGGAAGCGCGCCTCATCGGCGACGATGTGATCTATAACGGCGGTCAGTTGTTCTAA
- a CDS encoding DUF3592 domain-containing protein, with protein sequence MSALRYYPIILGGATALAVGIGLILRGRRKTAEQLERERRMRLSLHGRITDGTVIDAQEVPRTGESEDAVQLLIYQYDVSGVSYEASQDITHLRQFVDIHTCKVGVPSSVKYNPQNPGDSIVIAEDWSGLRLAPLPSGIARRHLETERKR encoded by the coding sequence ATGAGCGCTCTTCGTTATTACCCAATCATTCTTGGCGGGGCCACCGCGCTGGCGGTAGGCATTGGATTGATCCTGCGCGGCCGCCGCAAGACCGCGGAACAACTGGAGCGGGAGCGCCGCATGCGCTTGAGCCTGCATGGGCGGATCACTGACGGCACAGTGATTGACGCCCAGGAAGTTCCCAGGACCGGCGAGTCGGAGGATGCCGTGCAGTTGCTCATCTACCAGTACGACGTCTCCGGTGTCTCGTACGAAGCCTCCCAGGACATCACCCACCTTCGCCAGTTCGTGGACATTCACACCTGCAAAGTCGGGGTTCCCTCGTCAGTGAAATACAATCCGCAGAACCCTGGGGATTCCATCGTAATCGCTGAGGATTGGAGCGGATTGCGGCTGGCGCCTCTGCCCAGTGGAATTGCCCGGCGGCACCTAGAAACCGAACGGAAGCGTTAG
- a CDS encoding NAD(P)-dependent oxidoreductase, with amino-acid sequence MKVFVAGATGVLGRSLVPKLVEAGHLPRVLVRNPARARELFGNLDVEIAEGDLLSAGMESALTDLMSGCDAVIHAATAIPKDFTAPDAWTQNTLLRVRGTGRLQRAALETGVHTFVQQSIVMAYPDGGDAWLDESTKIDDSPQRREVCQPVAIMEAIMHLFGRQPRPMRWIVLRCGIFVGPGTFQEGLLQRIREGKEIVPADGSHFVSLVHVDDVANAFVTALERGPAATTFHINASPMRYGEYVDCMAERIGAPRPPRDPNAPKPLSHRACNKLAEEVLGWKPERSVFPG; translated from the coding sequence GTGAAAGTCTTCGTCGCAGGGGCAACTGGCGTTCTCGGTCGTTCACTGGTTCCGAAACTGGTGGAAGCCGGGCATCTGCCGCGCGTACTCGTTCGCAACCCGGCCAGAGCCCGGGAACTCTTCGGCAATCTTGACGTAGAGATCGCGGAAGGCGACCTGCTTTCCGCTGGCATGGAATCCGCCCTTACTGACCTGATGAGCGGCTGCGATGCTGTTATCCATGCAGCCACCGCCATTCCGAAAGACTTCACTGCGCCCGACGCGTGGACTCAGAACACTCTACTGCGGGTTCGTGGTACCGGACGCTTGCAGCGTGCTGCGCTTGAAACCGGCGTGCACACATTCGTTCAGCAGAGCATCGTGATGGCCTATCCCGATGGTGGCGACGCATGGCTGGACGAGTCCACGAAGATCGATGACTCGCCTCAGCGCCGAGAAGTCTGTCAGCCTGTCGCGATCATGGAAGCGATCATGCACCTGTTCGGTCGCCAACCAAGGCCAATGCGCTGGATCGTATTGCGGTGCGGCATCTTTGTGGGGCCAGGAACGTTTCAGGAAGGTTTGTTGCAACGGATCCGCGAAGGCAAAGAGATTGTGCCGGCGGATGGTTCGCACTTTGTGTCGCTCGTTCACGTTGACGATGTGGCGAATGCGTTCGTCACCGCACTGGAGCGCGGGCCGGCAGCTACTACCTTCCATATCAACGCCAGCCCGATGCGCTACGGAGAGTATGTGGATTGCATGGCAGAGCGGATCGGAGCGCCACGTCCGCCGCGTGACCCGAACGCGCCCAAGCCGCTCTCTCACCGCGCTTGCAACAAACTGGCAGAGGAAGTCCTTGGCTGGAAGCCGGAACGGAGTGTCTTTCCGGGCTGA
- a CDS encoding S9 family peptidase has product MLRRLCFVLLLLSSFAFAQVSSKPLDIESIASDALVGNAPSDIKWSPDGSKITFIQSSEDGDRKELWQMDLATGQKSVLVGQTKMVQLSPPLKKIADERVREWRSRYKVAAYHWAPDAKSLLFDANGQLWLHRLDTGTAVQITSSPDLATDPKFSPDGKRVAFLRKHNLWIRELPDSMERQLTRTEGDEEANVLNGEVDWLYAEELDVRSNYFWSPDSRQIAYLQMDEKQVPTYPIVDYSPNHARADFQKYPNPGDPNPAVRIGVLDARSGKTKWMEIPVDEHGYIPRFGWVRPGVLWVETLNRDQNKLALHFVDATTGKAKPVLTESSDVWVNVDDNFTILEGGRFLWTSWRDGHTHIYLYSFDVNAPLAAEAKLVGQITKGDFEVFSIDSVDEKAGVVFFTADPNDARQRQLFSIKLDGTGMSRLTKSSGTHQVEFGSNPAYYADKSSTLYSPAALAVCQVSGGCKPLFEPASLSAYQLIEPQWLDLVAADGKTKLLGQLFLPPNAKADTKIPVVMHPYGGPSGQSVKDEWGRAGGLLQSYLAQKGFAVLVVDNRGMANRGRDFNAFLKNKFGEIELADQLAALDQVLKKYPQLDGTKVGIYGASYGGFMTLYAMTHSDRFQAGISIAPVSNWRYYDSTYTERYLGVPSKNEKGYATSSPTNDAAKLSGSLLIAHGTSDDNVHIQNTVQMTQGLIKAGKQFDLMLYPNKTHGITGTDAISHLYHLIENYFTKHLMTPGGSAQ; this is encoded by the coding sequence ATGCTTCGCCGGCTTTGCTTCGTATTACTCCTGTTGTCGTCCTTCGCGTTCGCCCAGGTCAGTTCCAAGCCGCTGGATATCGAGTCCATTGCCTCAGACGCGCTAGTCGGAAATGCTCCCAGCGACATCAAGTGGAGCCCCGACGGCTCAAAGATCACGTTCATCCAGAGCAGTGAAGACGGAGACCGCAAAGAGCTCTGGCAGATGGACCTCGCTACCGGCCAGAAGTCGGTTCTCGTCGGCCAGACGAAGATGGTTCAGCTCTCTCCACCGCTGAAGAAGATCGCCGACGAACGCGTTCGCGAGTGGCGTTCCCGCTACAAAGTTGCGGCCTATCATTGGGCGCCGGACGCAAAATCGCTTTTATTCGACGCCAACGGCCAGCTTTGGCTGCACCGTCTCGACACCGGAACCGCGGTCCAGATCACCTCGTCCCCGGATCTTGCCACCGACCCGAAGTTTTCACCCGACGGCAAACGCGTGGCGTTTCTGCGAAAGCACAATCTCTGGATTCGCGAGTTGCCGGACTCCATGGAGCGTCAACTGACGAGAACGGAAGGGGACGAAGAGGCGAACGTCCTGAACGGCGAAGTCGATTGGCTCTACGCCGAAGAACTCGACGTACGCAGCAACTATTTCTGGTCGCCCGATAGTCGCCAGATCGCCTACCTGCAGATGGATGAGAAGCAGGTGCCGACGTACCCCATCGTGGATTACAGCCCGAACCACGCACGTGCTGATTTCCAAAAGTATCCGAATCCGGGCGATCCCAACCCGGCGGTCCGTATTGGCGTGCTGGACGCGAGATCCGGGAAAACCAAGTGGATGGAAATACCAGTCGATGAGCATGGATACATTCCGCGATTTGGATGGGTACGTCCGGGCGTATTGTGGGTTGAAACCCTCAATCGCGATCAGAACAAGCTGGCCCTCCACTTCGTGGATGCCACAACCGGGAAGGCGAAGCCGGTCCTGACCGAGTCCAGCGACGTTTGGGTGAATGTAGATGACAACTTCACCATCCTCGAAGGCGGGCGCTTCCTCTGGACCAGTTGGCGCGACGGCCATACTCACATTTACCTGTACTCGTTCGACGTGAACGCTCCGCTTGCGGCGGAGGCGAAGTTGGTCGGGCAGATTACCAAAGGTGACTTCGAAGTGTTCAGCATCGACTCTGTCGATGAAAAAGCAGGCGTGGTGTTCTTTACCGCCGATCCCAACGATGCGCGCCAGCGCCAGTTGTTTTCGATCAAGCTCGATGGAACCGGGATGAGCCGACTGACGAAATCGAGTGGGACCCACCAGGTGGAATTTGGTTCCAATCCGGCGTACTACGCAGACAAGAGTTCGACACTCTACTCACCTGCGGCGCTCGCTGTCTGCCAGGTTTCCGGTGGATGCAAGCCCCTATTTGAGCCGGCGAGCCTGTCTGCCTATCAACTAATCGAGCCACAGTGGCTGGATTTGGTTGCTGCCGACGGGAAAACAAAGCTGCTTGGACAACTGTTCTTGCCGCCGAATGCGAAAGCCGACACAAAAATTCCTGTCGTTATGCACCCGTATGGTGGGCCGTCGGGGCAGTCAGTTAAAGACGAGTGGGGAAGGGCCGGTGGTCTCCTGCAATCGTATCTGGCGCAGAAAGGGTTCGCTGTTCTGGTGGTCGATAACCGCGGTATGGCGAATCGTGGCCGCGATTTCAACGCCTTCTTGAAGAACAAGTTCGGTGAGATCGAACTGGCCGACCAACTGGCTGCGCTCGACCAGGTGTTGAAGAAGTATCCACAACTGGACGGTACGAAAGTCGGCATCTATGGCGCCAGTTATGGCGGATTTATGACGCTCTATGCGATGACGCACTCAGATCGCTTCCAGGCAGGCATCTCCATCGCACCGGTATCGAACTGGCGCTACTACGATTCCACCTACACCGAGCGTTATCTCGGAGTGCCTTCGAAAAACGAAAAGGGATATGCCACAAGTTCGCCGACGAACGATGCCGCGAAGCTGAGTGGATCGCTGCTGATTGCGCACGGAACAAGTGACGACAACGTTCACATCCAGAACACGGTCCAAATGACGCAAGGTCTGATCAAGGCCGGGAAGCAGTTCGACCTGATGCTGTATCCGAATAAGACGCACGGCATCACCGGCACAGATGCGATTTCGCACCTGTACCACTTGATCGAGAACTACTTCACGAAGCACTTGATGACGCCCGGAGGCTCCGCCCAGTGA
- a CDS encoding C4-type zinc ribbon domain-containing protein yields the protein MNPDLSKLIDLQKADAEISRLNTEIASLPKKVAAIEEKLAGSKDRAEKAKAALKADESARRKHEGDIEALRQKISKYRDQMLNVKTNQEYAALGKEVEFAQQEIGKLEDKILETMMDSDSKNADLKKAEAELKAHAAEIEKEKAVVRELSADDEKELGDWKGKRDALRGSIGSDALRHYDRVLKFRGSAIAEAIDHKCSACQVMLRPQVYNNIRSTDEFITCDSCHRILFYDPAHDNDPILPKPVASSEPEQADNAAAQ from the coding sequence ATGAACCCTGACCTATCCAAGCTGATCGACCTCCAAAAAGCAGACGCAGAAATATCCCGCCTGAACACTGAAATCGCTTCCCTTCCCAAGAAAGTCGCCGCCATTGAGGAAAAACTGGCGGGATCAAAAGACCGGGCGGAGAAAGCCAAAGCTGCCTTGAAGGCAGACGAAAGTGCTCGCCGCAAGCACGAAGGCGACATCGAGGCGCTGCGCCAGAAGATCTCCAAGTATCGCGACCAGATGCTCAATGTGAAGACGAACCAGGAATACGCGGCGCTTGGCAAGGAAGTGGAGTTTGCGCAGCAGGAAATCGGCAAGCTGGAAGACAAAATCCTGGAAACAATGATGGACTCCGACAGCAAGAATGCCGACCTGAAAAAGGCGGAGGCCGAGCTGAAGGCGCATGCAGCGGAGATCGAAAAGGAAAAAGCCGTAGTGCGCGAACTTTCCGCAGACGACGAAAAGGAACTGGGTGATTGGAAGGGAAAGCGCGATGCACTACGCGGTTCCATCGGCTCCGATGCGCTGCGTCACTACGATCGCGTGTTGAAGTTCCGGGGCAGCGCAATAGCGGAAGCGATTGACCACAAGTGTTCTGCCTGCCAGGTAATGTTGCGGCCGCAGGTTTACAACAACATTCGCAGTACTGACGAATTCATAACCTGCGATTCCTGTCACCGAATTCTGTTCTACGACCCGGCGCATGATAACGACCCCATTCTCCCCAAACCGGTAGCCAGTTCCGAACCGGAACAGGCTGATAACGCCGCGGCCCAGTAA
- a CDS encoding tetratricopeptide repeat protein gives MRIRWLCTLLVVVGSTVALCQAPGTGSGGTTGGGSTGGNPGGNTGNTGFPGMIGSTRSVPSGVELQIRVAWPDNRPVDGTIHLRLINAYGAIIQDVFTAREGMASFRAVRAGTYTIQVGGPDVEDSTTEPIQIFESSGVMMHWITVKPRDPNRSVGGLPGGNVSASEMSVPNKARKEMDKGLHAMGKNDLTEATDHFRKAVEIYPKFARAWNNLGVVKARENDRTGAVEMWDKALEADDKFVPAYFNKARLEILNHKNDAAEELIRKGLSMDPNHPEGLFLLANTQYANGQWNLALETANRLHKIEHKRFSDIHIIAAQSLMQQRQHKLALDELEIFLKESPDSPKVAQVRKQMAQLQAILRQDPARLP, from the coding sequence ATGCGCATCCGTTGGCTCTGCACGTTGCTCGTCGTGGTAGGTTCCACAGTTGCTTTATGCCAGGCACCGGGTACTGGAAGCGGTGGCACTACGGGCGGAGGCAGTACTGGCGGCAACCCGGGCGGCAACACCGGTAACACCGGGTTCCCGGGCATGATCGGCTCCACTCGCAGCGTACCCTCGGGCGTCGAATTGCAGATAAGGGTCGCTTGGCCCGACAACCGCCCGGTAGACGGCACGATTCATCTGCGCCTCATTAACGCCTACGGCGCAATCATTCAGGATGTGTTTACCGCACGCGAGGGAATGGCAAGTTTCCGCGCTGTTCGCGCCGGCACCTATACGATCCAGGTTGGTGGGCCCGACGTCGAAGACTCGACGACCGAGCCAATCCAGATCTTCGAGTCAAGTGGCGTGATGATGCACTGGATCACCGTCAAGCCTCGGGATCCGAATCGAAGCGTCGGTGGACTGCCCGGCGGCAATGTCTCGGCGAGCGAGATGAGCGTCCCGAACAAGGCCCGTAAGGAAATGGATAAGGGACTCCATGCCATGGGCAAGAACGACTTGACGGAAGCGACCGATCACTTCCGGAAGGCGGTAGAAATCTATCCGAAGTTCGCACGCGCCTGGAACAATCTGGGCGTCGTGAAAGCCAGGGAAAACGATCGGACCGGCGCTGTCGAGATGTGGGACAAGGCTCTTGAAGCGGATGACAAGTTCGTTCCGGCCTACTTTAACAAAGCACGGCTTGAGATCCTCAACCACAAGAACGACGCGGCGGAAGAGTTGATCCGGAAAGGCTTGAGCATGGACCCCAACCACCCGGAGGGACTCTTCCTGCTCGCAAACACGCAGTACGCAAATGGCCAGTGGAACTTGGCGCTCGAAACCGCCAATCGGTTACACAAGATCGAGCACAAGCGCTTCAGCGATATTCATATAATCGCGGCACAATCCCTCATGCAGCAGCGACAGCACAAGCTCGCGCTGGACGAGCTTGAGATCTTCCTGAAAGAATCGCCTGACAGCCCGAAAGTGGCTCAGGTCCGGAAACAGATGGCGCAGTTGCAAGCCATTCTTCGACAGGATCCGGCAAGGTTACCCTGA
- a CDS encoding class I SAM-dependent rRNA methyltransferase, translating into MSQRAAARLRHGHVWVYRSDVVGEPELPPGALVGVSDERKNLIGTAFWSTSSQIALRMISTGPVDDPATLVRDRIRAAIAFRKELVENSDSYRLVFSEADQLPGVIADKYNNIVTIQFLTQATDQPWFREVFLSTVQEEVAPSSIVERVEERIRELEQLPAKESGLVFGSQGQTTFTLNGVNFGFDALGGQKTGAFLDQRENYAAAAKYAHGEAMDVFTYQGGFALHLARVCDSVIAVDSSRAALEMAEKNESLNSFPKPIEWTEANAFDLLKDWSSTGRQFDTVVLDPPAFAKGRKDLGSALRGYKEINLRALKMLRPGGVLVTCSCSHHVSETDFVDAIRDAASDARRLVRVLEKRGQAKDHPVLLGVPETAYLKCVILRA; encoded by the coding sequence ATCAGCCAGCGTGCCGCAGCCCGGTTGCGGCACGGCCACGTCTGGGTATACCGCTCCGATGTGGTGGGCGAACCAGAGCTCCCGCCCGGAGCACTTGTCGGCGTTTCCGATGAACGCAAGAACTTGATCGGCACAGCGTTCTGGAGCACCTCTTCGCAGATTGCGTTAAGGATGATCTCCACTGGCCCGGTGGACGACCCGGCGACTCTCGTACGCGACCGGATTCGTGCGGCGATTGCTTTCCGCAAGGAATTGGTCGAGAACAGCGACAGTTATCGGCTCGTCTTCAGCGAAGCCGACCAACTGCCGGGCGTCATCGCGGATAAATACAACAACATAGTCACCATCCAATTCCTCACTCAGGCGACTGATCAGCCATGGTTTCGGGAAGTTTTCCTTTCCACAGTTCAGGAGGAAGTAGCTCCGTCGTCGATCGTCGAGAGAGTCGAAGAGCGCATTCGCGAACTGGAACAGCTTCCGGCAAAAGAATCAGGCCTGGTGTTCGGCTCCCAGGGTCAGACCACCTTTACGCTCAATGGCGTGAACTTCGGGTTCGACGCACTCGGCGGGCAGAAGACTGGCGCCTTCCTCGACCAGCGGGAGAACTACGCGGCCGCCGCGAAGTATGCGCACGGCGAAGCAATGGATGTCTTCACGTACCAGGGCGGATTTGCCCTGCACCTTGCGCGTGTGTGCGATTCGGTGATCGCCGTCGATTCCTCTCGCGCTGCGCTCGAAATGGCCGAGAAGAACGAATCGCTGAACTCATTTCCTAAACCGATCGAATGGACGGAAGCGAACGCATTTGATCTGCTCAAGGACTGGTCCTCTACTGGCCGGCAATTCGACACTGTTGTGCTTGATCCTCCCGCGTTCGCCAAAGGACGCAAAGATCTCGGCTCAGCGCTTCGGGGCTATAAGGAGATCAACCTTCGCGCCTTGAAAATGCTCCGTCCGGGCGGCGTGCTGGTAACTTGCAGTTGTTCCCATCACGTCAGCGAGACAGATTTCGTCGATGCCATCCGCGACGCCGCCAGCGATGCCCGCCGGCTGGTCCGTGTTCTCGAGAAGCGTGGGCAGGCAAAGGACCACCCGGTGCTTCTGGGTGTCCCGGAGACGGCTTACCTCAAGTGCGTGATCCTTCGGGCTTGA
- a CDS encoding cache domain-containing protein, whose amino-acid sequence MPFDSSEFHIPLQRLFVALILILIPISIFGLYIGLQASQQVQEMNGAYFRTIARGSAAITSQYIGEQVSELVQIANEPTVQSAVTEANRSYENMPEAAIRARADQVEGKWNTAESDLLVRKILGSDVARSIRRHHELNPKFLSITVVDQAGAAVAATEKPLRYFQTESEYWRAISAKGQPKTYVSDVHFDGHSQYVTVSSPIYQEGSGRFVGVITALVDVSPLFSYLNQLQIARTGRVFLIRDDGTVVTAPGVSPTERVNSEEFAAIRDALGSLHRRESSYLTATLRNRETYLIGFADTSLKASYPNLPWMIVVSQDLREAEGPVRNMVIFSMIMTLVSVLLLSIFGAYVFLHRKQRIQDLEEEKPEPAPEEPATRHAAAS is encoded by the coding sequence ATGCCCTTCGACTCGTCTGAATTCCACATTCCTTTGCAACGATTGTTTGTGGCGCTGATCCTGATCCTGATTCCGATCAGCATCTTTGGCCTTTACATTGGCCTGCAAGCCAGCCAGCAAGTGCAGGAAATGAACGGAGCATATTTCCGCACCATTGCTCGAGGTTCGGCTGCCATCACTTCCCAGTACATCGGGGAACAGGTGAGCGAACTGGTACAGATCGCGAATGAACCGACGGTGCAGTCGGCTGTCACGGAAGCAAATCGCTCTTACGAGAACATGCCCGAAGCGGCTATTCGCGCGCGGGCCGATCAGGTGGAGGGCAAGTGGAACACCGCCGAAAGCGATCTGTTGGTGAGGAAGATTCTTGGATCCGATGTTGCCCGGTCGATTCGACGGCACCACGAACTCAATCCGAAGTTTCTGAGTATTACGGTGGTGGATCAGGCAGGAGCCGCAGTGGCAGCCACCGAAAAGCCGCTCCGCTACTTCCAGACGGAAAGCGAATATTGGCGTGCGATCTCGGCGAAAGGCCAGCCCAAGACCTACGTTTCGGACGTGCACTTTGACGGGCATTCCCAGTATGTGACCGTCAGTTCGCCGATATACCAGGAGGGCTCCGGGCGTTTCGTCGGTGTGATCACCGCACTGGTGGACGTTTCACCGCTGTTTTCATACCTGAACCAGTTGCAGATCGCCCGCACCGGCCGCGTGTTTCTGATTCGAGACGATGGCACAGTCGTGACAGCACCCGGTGTTTCTCCAACGGAACGGGTCAACTCGGAGGAGTTCGCGGCAATTCGCGACGCGCTCGGAAGCCTGCATCGGCGTGAATCCAGCTACCTGACGGCGACTCTGCGCAACCGCGAGACTTACCTGATCGGATTCGCCGATACCAGCCTGAAGGCCAGTTATCCGAATCTGCCGTGGATGATCGTGGTGAGCCAGGATCTGCGCGAAGCGGAGGGCCCGGTCCGGAACATGGTCATCTTCTCCATGATCATGACGCTCGTGAGTGTGCTGCTCCTGAGCATATTTGGGGCGTATGTGTTTCTGCATCGGAAGCAGCGAATACAGGACCTGGAAGAAGAAAAGCCAGAACCAGCGCCGGAGGAACCAGCAACCCGTCACGCAGCGGCGTCATAA